From one Rhopalosiphum padi isolate XX-2018 chromosome 2, ASM2088224v1, whole genome shotgun sequence genomic stretch:
- the LOC132919977 gene encoding vacuolar protein sorting-associated protein 11 homolog — translation MSFLEWRKFNFFDIIHNADSKKISETIGNSKITSTSSGHGHLVTCDDDGLVHLITRTFQVTTFRAYQSVVLLSTQLQYSSILVTIGEDEPNTNSILKVWDLERRDRQSTPICIRSTKLSKSEKPTTLCATDNRLLMAIGFADGCIALFKGDLSRDRNSKPKMLKELGQGITGMAFKCVSKDQWYLFVSTASSVQQFNVTSKDSCPMTVLDAVGCDFKCSVLVNGPDSHFMIAKEDAIYCYTVDSRGPCYVVGGQKIILQWFRNYLIIVSKERGKPLNAITVSTTTKHSDEIESISITVLDIQNKFIIYTTTMQDILSVLPEWGSLYILTTKGSLSQLIEKDLQSKLTVLFKKNLYDVAVRMAKCQQYDSQALVDIFRQYGDHLYTKGDHSGAVEQYIKTIGKLEPSYVIKKFLDSQYIDSLTTYLHALHKSGSATKDHTTLLFNCYSKLNSLDKLQEFIVIKDENIDFDVDIAIKVCRQSSPENALALAEKHNRHSLYIKILLEDRHEYTSALEYIEKLSIDQSVQTIKQYSNVFIENVPKETVSFLKKLCSTWYTTTNVDLSGNLAQPEDFIYLLLDDSECLVDFLEHFDNFLDKWSTSLLNTYIEHCLIVWKNENNQENRSKIEKKIINILQSADIKMCDHYQVLILATSFEFKPAIVYIFEHNKQYSKLIRYFLSLNDYIGAVECCRRYGQVEPKLWILVFNTAMVDDMFPPFMLEEILNEIEKKSLLSAHFTITSLAKSKTFNIGHARAYLTSLFGAEKKILEKDKEMVDKYQKDTENLKHTIEKLKNCAVVFQGLRCSACNNQLELPSIHFMCQHSYHQHCFQAFSESDDDCPACTPNNKQIMDIIRTQGQIKDYNKEFHNQLERATDCFSLISEYFGRCLFDDLSIVENELAKSKLVSSPVVLTPKPVVPVVQTPPRLSPILSVHNIQQQNTNPFDEDGDNMEYDDNKNPFKDEYDESKNPFADDT, via the exons ATGTCTTTTTTAGAA tggcgaaaatttaattttttcgacATCATTCACAATGcagattcaaaaaaaatatctgaaacAATTGGT AATTCTAAAATAACTTCTACGAGTAGTGGACATGGTCATTTAGTAACATGTGATGATGATGGCTTAGTTCATTTAATTACACGTACATTTCAAGTTACTACGTTTCGAGCCTATCAATCTGTTGTGCTTCTTTCTACACAATTACAATATAGTAGTATTTTAGTTACTATTGGT gaAGATGAACCAAATACCAATTCTATCCTCAAAGTTTGGGATTTAGAACGAAGAGATCGTCAAAGTACTCCAATATGTATACGGTCAACAAAACTATCAAAATCTGAAAAACCTACTACATTGTGTGCAACTGACAATCGTTTGTTAATGGCCATTGGATTTGCAGATGGTTGTATAGCATTATTCAAAGGAGATTTATCTAGAGATCGAAATTCTAAGCCCAAGATGTTAAAAGAGTTGGGCCAAGGTATAACTGGAATGGCTTTCAAATGTGTTAGCAAGGATCAATGGTATCTTTTTGTGTCTACTGCCTCATCTGTTCAACAATTTAATGTTACTTCCAAAGATTCTTGTCCtatg ACTGTTTTGGATGCTGTAGGATGTGACTTCAAGTGTTCTGTGTTAGTGAATGGACCTGATAGTCATTTTATGATTGCAAAAGAAGAT gccatatattgttatacagttGACAGTCGTGGACCATGCTATGTTGTTGGAggtcaaaaaattattcttcaatggtttcgaaattatttaattatagtatctAAAGAAAGAGGAAAACCTTTGAATGCTATTACTGTCTCTACTACAACAAAACATTC tgaTGAAATTGAATCTATTTCAATCACTGTATtggatattcaaaataaatttataatttatacaactaccATGCAAGACATTTTATCAGTTTTACCAGAGTGGGgatcattgtatattttaacaactaAAGGAAGTTTATCACAGTTAATAGAAAAAGATTTACAATCAAAATTAActgtattatttaagaaaaacttGTATGATGTTGCGGTACGTATGGCTAAATGTCAGCAATATGATTCTCAAGCTCTGGTTGATATATTTCGTCAATATGGTGATCATTTATATACTAAAGGAGATCACAGTGGTGCTGtagaacaatatattaaaacaattggaAAACTTGAACCATCTTATGTtatcaaaaaa tttttagattcTCAATATATAGACAGTTTAACTACATATTTGCATGCTTTACATAAATCAGGTAGTGCCACTAAAGATCATACAACATTATTGTTCAACTGCTATTCAAAATTAAACAGTTTAGACAAACTTCAAGAATTTATTGta atAAAAGACGAAAACATTGATTTTGATGTGGATATTGCCATAAAAGTTTGTAGACAGTCATCGCCTGAAAATGCGCTTGCGTTAGCAGAAAAACATAATAGACATtctttgtacataaaaatacttttagaaGATCGTCATGAATATACATCTGCTTTAGAATATATTGAAAAACTTTCCATTGATCAG tcAGTGCAGACAATTAAGCAATATAGTaatgtatttatagaaaatgttCCTAAAGAAACTGtcagttttttgaagaaattatGTTCCACTTGGTATACTACAACCAAT GTAGACCTGTCTGGAAATTTAGCTCAACCTGAAGATTTCATTTATTTGTTGCTAGACGACTCTGAATGTTTAGTGGATTTTTTGGAACATTTTGATAAT tttttagatAAATGGTCTACATCATTATTGAATACATATATTGAACATTGTTTGATTGTatggaaaaatgaaaacaatcaaGAAAATCGTAGCaaaattgaaaagaaaattattaatatcctaCAATCTGCtgatattaaaatgtgtgaTCATTATCAAGTATTGATCTTGGCCACGTCTTTTGAATTTAAACCTGCCATAGTCTATATTTTTGAACACAACAAACA gtactcTAAATTAATTCGCTATTTCTTGtctttaaatgattatattggTGCAGTAGAATGTTGTAGGAGATATGGACAAGTAGAACCAAAATTATggatattagtatttaatacagCAATGGTAGATGACATGTTTCCACCCTTTATGTTGGAAGAAATATTAAACGAAATTG aaaaaaaatctctcCTGTCAGCTCATTTTACTATCACATCATTGGCTAAAtctaaaacttttaatattggCCATGCTAGAGCTTATCTTACTAGTTTGTTTGgtgctgaaaaaaaaatacttgaaaaggATAAAGAAATGgttgataaatatcaaaaagaTACAGAAAACTTAAAACACaccatagaaaaattaaaaaattg tgcgGTTGTCTTTCAAGGTTTACGTTGTAGTGCTTGCAATAACCAATTAGAACTTCccagtatacattttatgtgtCAACATTCATACCATCAACA ctgtTTCCAAGCTTTTTCAGAAAGTGATGATGATTGTCCAGCATGTACTcctaacaataaacaaataatggaTATCATACGAACTcag ggccagataaaagattataataaagAATTCCATAATCAGCTAGAACGAGCCACAGATTGTTTTTCACTAATATCTGAATACTTTGGTCGATGCTTATTTGATGATCTATCTATAGTTGAAAATGAACTAGCTAAATCAAAATTGGTATCATCTCCTGTAGTATTAACACCTAAACCTGTGGTTCCTGTTGTACAAACACCACCGAGACTGAGTCCAATATTAtccgtacataatatacaacaacaaAACACAAATCCATTTGATGAAGATGGCGATAATATGGAAtacgatgataataaaaatCCATTCAAAGATGAGTATGATGAAAGTAAAAATCCTTTTGCAGATGAcacttaa
- the LOC132919980 gene encoding DDB1- and CUL4-associated factor 13, producing MKVKVLSRNPDNYLRETKRDIQKVPRNYDPNLHPFQSSREYVRALNAVKLERVFAKPFIGNLDGHRDGIFCMAKHPKSLSTIASGSYDGEVRLWNLTKKKCINSINGHDRFVRGLCFNPDGTRLFSVGDDSTIKVWNTEEFDTPSHTFISQSVLYGISCQWLDDKVFATCGDVVQLWDVTRSQPTSTLKWGVDSLHHIAFNPIDTNVLASCASDRSIILYDTREVKPMRKVIMKLKTNQIAWNPMEAYVFTAANEDYNCYSYDTRKLESPINVHKDHVAAVTCIDYAPTGLEFVTGSYDKTIRIFESHHGHSREIYHTKRMQHLTSVIWSLDNKFVLSASDEMNIRIWKANASEKLGTLRPRERTALEYNATLKEKFAAHPQVKRIARHRQVPKHVYHERNQQLESKKKLKRKEENIRKHSKKNSIPYVSEKKKNVISEVV from the exons ATGAAAGTCAAGGTATTGAGTCGGAATCCAGATAATTATTTGCGAGAGACGAAACGGGATATCCAAAAAG tgcCTCGGAATTATGATCCGAATCTTCATCCTTTTCAATCATCACGTGAATATGTTCGTGCTCTTAACGCAGTGAAATTGGAACGAGTTTTTGCTAAGCCGTTTATTGGTAACTTGGATGGACATCGTGATGGTATATTTTGCATGGCTAAACATCCTAAATCTCTATCAACAATAGCCAGTGGTTCTTATGATGGTGAAGTACGACTTtggaatttaacaaaaaaaaaatgtattaatagtatCAATGGCCATGACCGTTTTGTTCGTGGATTATGTTTTAACCCCGATGGCACAAGGTTGTTTAGTGTTGGAGATGATTCTACTATTAAAGTTTGGAATACAGAAGAATTTGACACACCATCTCATACATTCATATCTCAA TCTGTTTTATATGGTATTAGTTGTCAATGGTTAGACGATAAAGTATTTGCAACTTGCGGTGATGTAGTACAATTATGGGACGTTACTAGAAGTCAACCAACATCAACTCTAAAATGGGGTGTTGATAGTTTACATCATATAGCTTTTAATCCAATTGATACAAATGTCTTAG ctTCATGTGCAAGTGACCGCAGTATAATTCTTTATGACACTAGAGAAGTAAAACCAATGCGGAAAGTAATAATGAAACTCAAAACTAATCAGATAGCATGGAATCCCATGGAAGCATATGTGTTTACTGCTGCCAACGAAGActataa ttgTTATTCTTATGATACACGGAAATTAGAATCTCCAATAAACGTGCATAAAGATCATGTTGCTGCTGTTACTTGTATAGATTATGCACCAACTGGTTTAGAATTTGTTACTGGAAGCTATGATAAAACCATAAGAATTTTTGAAAGCcatcat GGGCATTCAAGAGAAATCTATCATACTAAACGTATGCAACATTTGACTAGTGTAATTTGGTCATTAgacaataaatttgttttaagtgCATCTGATGAAATGAATATAAGAATTTGGAAAGCTAATGCTTCAGAAAAATTAGGAACA ttaagacCACGTGAAAGAACAGCCTTAGAATATAACGCTACATTGAAAGAGAAGTTTGCTGCTCATCCACAAGTAAAAAGGATTGCTAGACATAGACAAGTACCTAAACATGTCTATCATGAACGTAATCAACAATTGGAATCTaagaaaaaacttaaaagaaa GGAAGAAAATATCCGCAAACACTCAAAGAAAAATAGTATTCCATACGTCtccgaaaaaaagaaaaatgttatttcagaagttgtttaa
- the LOC132919983 gene encoding actin-related protein 2/3 complex subunit 2: protein MILLETNNRVVEESISVRIKNALAGNKPENTNIFISDYAGVLFHISNLEGQKNQLRVSIALKFYAELQQHGATELLNRVYGSYVTEPESGFNFSLLVDLEKIPDDWELLVKKIGQFKRNCFASVFEKYFDFQEKGEEGHKRAVINYREDETMYVEAKADRVTVVFSTVFRDSDDIVVGKVFMQELREGRRASQTSPQVLFTHKEPPLELQDTNARVGDEVGYITFVLFPRHTNRAARENTINLIHMFRDYLHYHIKCTKAYIHSCMRAKTTDFIKVLNRARPESKKSNEKKTISGRSFIRKD, encoded by the exons ATGATATTGTTAGAAACAAATAACCGCGTTGTTGAAGAATCCATCAGTGTGAGAATTAAAAATGCTTTGGCAGG AAATAAGCCggaaaacacaaatatattcaTATCGGATTATGCAGGAGTATTATTTCACATTTCAAATTTAGAAGGCCAAAAAAATCAGCTTAGG GTGAGCATAGCTTTGAAATTCTATGCCGAACTCCAACAACACGGAGCAACTGAACTATTAAACCGTGTGTATGGGTCATATGTCACAGAACCAGAATcgggttttaatttttctttgctAGTTGACCTAGAAAAAATTCCAGATGACTGGGAATTGTTAGTGAAAAAAATTGGTCAATTTAAACGTAATTGTTTTGCTTCagtatttgaaaagtattttgaCTTTCAAGAAAAAGGAGAAGAAGGCCATAAAAGAGCTGTGATTAATTACCGAGAAGATGAGACTAT GTATGTGGAAGCAAAAGCAGATCGTGTAACTGTTGTATTCAGTACAGTATTCAGAGATAGTGATGATATAGTTGTAGGTAAAGTCTTTATGCAAGAATTGAGAGAAGGCAGACGAGCTAGTCAAACTTCACCTCAAGTTTTGTTTACGCACAAAGAACCACCGCTTGAACTGCAAGATACTAATGCTCGTGTTGGTGATGAAGTAGGATATATAACATTTG tgttATTCCCGAGACACACTAATCGTGCAGCTCgtgaaaatactattaatttgatTCATATGTTCCGTGACTATCTACATTACCACATTAAGTGCACGAAAGCATATATACATTCTTGTATGCGAGCAAAAACAACTGACTTCATTAAAGTGCTTAACAGAGCTAGAccagaatctaaaaaatctaACGAAAAGAAAACTATTag TGGCAGATCATTCATTCGAAAggactga